In Dyadobacter sp. NIV53, a single window of DNA contains:
- a CDS encoding PorP/SprF family type IX secretion system membrane protein has translation MTTHYRHQIYTALFTLLLLSAGVQKSFGQREVMNEQYVQNPMAINPGFTGVRETFNMTAVLRRKWFSIPNSPLSQTFAADGTFGEGKFGVGFQALNDQTSYFTTTALSASFAYHLGISDTWKLGLGAQGGINVLPISNGTSFANNRALGSFGLGAWLRSDQFYLGVSKPEILKHGFGDQALSYFYRRPLYIMAGGSYDLNEDVMLLPHVLIVQEKDQDLRVDLGARFWFNEKIGLGASYRMGGGAKTGGTGINFLQFTAEVQVGKNIRLGYFYSTKQIEQIYSTNSGPKGIHELMLKFVPNPNGFQKY, from the coding sequence ATGACAACACATTATCGGCACCAAATTTATACAGCATTATTTACCCTATTATTGCTTTCGGCGGGTGTCCAAAAAAGTTTCGGGCAAAGAGAGGTGATGAATGAGCAGTATGTACAGAATCCTATGGCAATCAATCCAGGATTTACGGGTGTTCGCGAAACTTTTAACATGACTGCTGTACTCCGTAGAAAATGGTTTTCGATTCCCAATTCTCCATTGAGCCAGACTTTTGCAGCCGACGGAACTTTTGGGGAAGGGAAGTTCGGTGTAGGTTTTCAGGCATTGAACGATCAGACCAGCTATTTTACAACGACCGCTTTATCCGCTAGTTTTGCATATCACCTGGGAATATCAGATACCTGGAAATTAGGTTTGGGAGCTCAGGGAGGGATAAATGTATTGCCTATTTCAAATGGAACTTCTTTTGCAAATAACAGGGCGCTGGGGAGTTTTGGTTTAGGTGCATGGCTTCGCTCGGATCAGTTTTATCTTGGTGTTTCAAAACCGGAAATATTAAAACATGGATTTGGAGATCAGGCACTTAGTTATTTTTATCGTCGCCCGCTATATATAATGGCTGGGGGAAGTTACGATCTGAATGAAGACGTTATGCTATTGCCACATGTATTAATTGTTCAGGAAAAAGACCAGGATTTACGTGTTGATCTCGGAGCAAGATTCTGGTTTAATGAAAAAATAGGGCTGGGAGCTTCTTACCGAATGGGCGGTGGAGCAAAGACTGGCGGCACCGGTATAAATTTTTTACAGTTTACGGCAGAAGTTCAGGTTGGAAAAAATATCAGGCTTGGATATTTTTATAGCACCAAGCAAATAGAACAGATTTACAGTACCAACTCTGGTCCGAAAGGAATCCATGAGCTTATGCTGAAGTTTGTGCCTAATCCTAATGGTTTTCAGAAGTATTAA
- a CDS encoding 2-oxoglutarate dehydrogenase E1 component, with protein sequence MDKYTYIANSDGAYIEDLYNSYKQDAASVDEGWQKFFEGFDFSQKYPVNGNGHANGTVNGKEAATTGKIDQARVRKEMEVVHLIRGYRSRGHLLATTNPIQKRKDRQPQLDLADFNLGPEDLDSVFESGVEVFGRPATLREIVDSLKTIYTRNIGFEYLYIRDREQKNWLRKKIEKEALDMQFSIDEKKHILSKLNEAVVFENFLHTKYLGQKRFSLEGGETTIPALDAMINKAAEMGVVEVMIGMAHRGRLNVLANVMQKTYGQIFNEFEGNLPDQVWGDGDVKYHMGFASQITAENGEKVHLKLAPNPSHLEAVNPVVEGYIRARADGMYDSDYDRVLPVLIHGDAAVAGQGIVYEVTQMSGLNGYYTGGTIHFVINNQVGFTTDFADARSSIYCTDIAKIVDAPVLHVNGDDPESVVFCMRLAVEYRQKFNKDIFIDMVCYRRHGHNEADEPKFTQPVLYKSIENHLNPREIYQKVLVERGDVDAQLAATMDKEFKQLLQERLDMVKQKTLPYVMPKLEQEWHSLRKATAADFEKSVETGVPLEVLEKIGKALIKTPEGFNRLKQIDKLLKDRETMIFDKKEVNWATAELLAYGSLLVEGNIVRLSGQDVQRGTFSHRHAVLHDVETNYSYNSLGHIEEGQGPFMIYNSLLSEYAVLGFEFGYSMANPNALVIWEAQFGDFANGAQVIIDQFISSSETKWDRWNGLVMLLPHGYEGQGPEHSNARPERYLQLSANYNLIVANVTTPANFFHMMRRQLKSQFRKPLIVMSPKSMLRHPLCVSSIDDLVQGSFQETIGDVYADPAKVKKVLLCTGKLYYELFERQQADKRDDVAIIRLEQMHPFPQSQIDAHLNQYKNAKVYWVQEEPFNMGGWTFMLRMYKGSRFLQVIARESSASPSTGFSKIHAKEQAEIINRAFE encoded by the coding sequence ATGGATAAATACACATATATAGCAAATTCCGACGGCGCTTACATAGAGGATTTATATAATTCCTATAAGCAAGATGCAGCTTCAGTAGATGAAGGCTGGCAAAAGTTTTTTGAGGGATTCGATTTCTCTCAAAAGTATCCTGTTAATGGTAACGGACATGCAAATGGCACGGTTAATGGCAAGGAGGCAGCAACTACAGGTAAGATAGATCAGGCCCGTGTCCGAAAGGAAATGGAAGTGGTGCATCTTATTCGCGGTTACCGTTCAAGAGGCCATCTTTTGGCTACTACAAATCCAATTCAAAAGAGAAAAGACCGCCAGCCACAGCTTGACCTTGCAGATTTTAACCTCGGACCCGAAGATCTGGATTCCGTATTTGAATCAGGAGTAGAAGTTTTTGGACGGCCTGCAACTCTTCGTGAGATTGTCGATTCGCTGAAAACTATTTATACAAGAAACATTGGTTTTGAGTATCTATACATTCGTGACCGTGAGCAAAAGAACTGGTTACGCAAGAAAATTGAGAAGGAAGCACTCGATATGCAATTTTCTATTGACGAAAAGAAGCATATACTTTCCAAGTTGAATGAGGCAGTTGTTTTTGAAAATTTCCTTCATACCAAATATTTAGGCCAGAAACGTTTTTCATTGGAAGGTGGGGAAACTACTATTCCAGCGCTTGATGCCATGATCAACAAGGCAGCGGAAATGGGTGTGGTAGAAGTAATGATCGGTATGGCGCATCGCGGAAGGCTGAATGTATTGGCTAACGTAATGCAAAAAACATACGGTCAGATCTTTAATGAATTCGAAGGGAATTTACCGGATCAGGTTTGGGGAGACGGCGATGTGAAATACCATATGGGTTTTGCAAGCCAGATCACAGCTGAAAATGGCGAAAAAGTTCATTTGAAATTGGCGCCGAATCCGTCACACTTAGAAGCTGTTAATCCTGTTGTGGAAGGTTATATCCGCGCCAGGGCCGACGGCATGTATGACAGTGACTACGACCGTGTTTTGCCTGTATTGATTCATGGTGATGCAGCAGTAGCCGGGCAGGGAATTGTTTATGAAGTAACCCAAATGTCGGGACTAAACGGATATTATACTGGTGGAACTATCCACTTTGTTATTAATAACCAGGTTGGTTTTACAACTGATTTTGCTGACGCAAGATCGAGTATTTACTGTACAGATATTGCTAAAATTGTTGATGCACCGGTTCTGCACGTGAATGGTGATGATCCCGAATCTGTGGTGTTCTGTATGCGTCTGGCTGTGGAGTACCGTCAGAAATTCAATAAGGACATTTTTATTGATATGGTTTGTTATCGCCGTCATGGGCATAACGAAGCGGATGAACCAAAGTTTACACAGCCGGTTTTATATAAATCAATAGAAAACCACCTGAATCCACGCGAGATTTATCAGAAAGTCTTGGTGGAAAGAGGTGATGTAGATGCGCAGTTGGCAGCTACCATGGATAAGGAGTTCAAGCAGCTTTTGCAGGAACGGCTTGATATGGTAAAACAAAAAACATTGCCATATGTAATGCCCAAACTGGAACAGGAATGGCATTCATTACGCAAAGCCACCGCTGCTGATTTTGAGAAATCTGTTGAAACCGGAGTTCCTCTGGAAGTTCTGGAAAAAATTGGTAAAGCTTTGATTAAAACACCTGAAGGTTTTAACCGGTTAAAGCAAATTGATAAACTGCTCAAAGATCGCGAAACAATGATCTTTGACAAAAAAGAGGTAAACTGGGCTACTGCTGAATTACTGGCTTACGGTTCATTACTGGTTGAAGGAAATATTGTTCGTTTGAGCGGGCAGGATGTTCAGCGCGGTACGTTCTCTCATCGTCATGCTGTATTGCACGATGTTGAAACTAATTATTCTTATAACAGTCTGGGGCATATTGAAGAAGGGCAGGGTCCTTTCATGATATATAATTCGCTTTTATCAGAGTATGCAGTACTTGGATTTGAGTTTGGTTATTCTATGGCCAATCCTAATGCATTGGTGATTTGGGAAGCGCAGTTTGGTGATTTTGCAAATGGTGCACAGGTAATAATTGACCAGTTTATTTCTTCAAGTGAAACTAAATGGGATCGTTGGAATGGCTTGGTAATGCTATTACCTCACGGTTATGAAGGACAAGGTCCGGAACATTCCAATGCCCGTCCTGAACGTTACCTGCAACTTTCGGCGAATTACAACCTGATCGTAGCAAACGTTACAACTCCGGCCAACTTCTTTCATATGATGCGTCGTCAGTTAAAATCCCAGTTCCGGAAACCATTGATCGTAATGTCGCCAAAGTCTATGTTAAGACATCCGCTTTGTGTTTCATCCATTGACGATCTGGTTCAGGGTTCTTTTCAGGAAACAATCGGAGATGTCTATGCTGACCCTGCAAAAGTAAAAAAAGTATTACTATGCACTGGAAAGCTATATTATGAACTATTTGAAAGACAGCAAGCGGATAAACGTGATGATGTAGCCATTATTCGTCTTGAACAAATGCATCCATTCCCGCAAAGCCAGATTGATGCGCATTTGAATCAATATAAAAATGCAAAAGTATATTGGGTACAGGAAGAACCTTTCAATATGGGAGGCTGGACATTTATGCTGCGTATGTATAAAGGTTCAAGGTTCCTACAGGTGATCGCACGTGAATCGAGTGCATCTCCGTCAACAGGTTTCTCTAAAATTCACGCCAAAGAACAAGCCGAAATTATAAACAGGGCTTTTGAATAA